A single genomic interval of Streptomyces sp. 1222.5 harbors:
- a CDS encoding winged helix-turn-helix transcriptional regulator: MEQRTYNQYCATARTLDLVGERWTLLLIRELLTGPKRFGDLQSSLRGLGTGLLAARLKHLEREGLAHKITLPPPARTPAYALTQAGEELGQVVMELARWGLKWAMGTPRPAETFHPGWAVLGLRACFDSVAATGLRAVYEFRVDDEIFHARIDDGTIEALHGPAQHPDVTITTSADTFLGLTGQGLTLTEAIGTGVASASGSSEALRRLNGLFRLPPPHARKADQASS; encoded by the coding sequence GTGGAACAGCGAACGTACAACCAGTACTGCGCGACCGCGCGCACCCTCGACCTCGTCGGCGAGCGGTGGACGCTGCTGCTGATCCGCGAACTGCTGACCGGACCCAAGCGGTTCGGCGACCTCCAGTCCAGCCTGCGCGGTCTCGGCACCGGACTGCTGGCCGCCCGCCTGAAACACTTGGAACGCGAGGGACTGGCGCACAAGATCACGCTTCCTCCGCCGGCCCGGACCCCCGCCTACGCCCTCACCCAGGCCGGCGAGGAACTCGGGCAGGTCGTCATGGAGTTGGCCCGGTGGGGACTGAAGTGGGCGATGGGCACGCCCCGCCCGGCCGAGACGTTCCACCCGGGCTGGGCCGTGCTCGGGCTGCGGGCCTGCTTCGACAGCGTGGCCGCCACAGGACTGCGCGCGGTGTACGAGTTCCGCGTCGACGACGAGATCTTCCACGCCCGGATCGACGACGGGACGATCGAAGCGCTGCACGGACCGGCCCAGCATCCGGACGTGACCATCACGACCAGCGCGGACACCTTCCTCGGCCTGACCGGCCAGGGCCTCACCCTGACCGAGGCGATCGGAACCGGTGTCGCGTCGGCGTCCGGCAGCAGCGAGGCACTGCGCAGGCTGAACGGCCTGTTCCGCCTGCCGCCCCCGCACGCCCGGAAAGCGGACCAGGCCTCGTCCTGA
- a CDS encoding alpha/beta fold hydrolase → MTTFVLVHGAWHGPWAWDRIVPLLHAAGARTLTPDLSAVGDHGLHAHAQRVVAALDTVPDDEELVLVGHSYAGLVVREAADLRPDAVGHIVLLDGWAGPDGASMFSLAPDAFADAVRAAAERSADGRCVPAPPPAAFGIVDTDSAAWLAARLLPQLLRTFTEPTRLAGAVDRIPGTAVHCRPQTYPFDRMGAAVGYRTYAMDGPHDVMLTRPEPLARVLVEASSFKNGKRRV, encoded by the coding sequence ATGACCACGTTCGTTCTCGTCCACGGCGCCTGGCACGGACCGTGGGCCTGGGACCGAATCGTCCCGCTGCTGCACGCGGCCGGGGCGCGCACGCTCACACCGGACCTCAGCGCCGTCGGCGACCACGGGCTCCACGCGCACGCCCAGAGGGTTGTCGCCGCCCTCGACACCGTTCCGGACGATGAGGAGCTCGTACTGGTGGGGCACAGCTACGCGGGCCTGGTCGTACGAGAGGCGGCCGACCTGCGACCCGATGCCGTCGGCCACATCGTCCTCCTGGACGGATGGGCCGGACCCGACGGCGCCAGCATGTTCAGCCTGGCGCCCGACGCGTTCGCCGACGCGGTCCGTGCGGCGGCGGAGAGATCCGCTGACGGACGGTGCGTCCCGGCCCCGCCCCCGGCGGCCTTCGGCATCGTCGACACCGACAGCGCGGCCTGGCTCGCCGCGCGCCTGCTCCCCCAGCTGCTGCGCACCTTCACCGAACCCACTCGCCTGGCCGGGGCGGTCGACCGGATTCCCGGAACGGCCGTTCACTGCAGGCCTCAGACCTATCCGTTCGACCGGATGGGCGCGGCCGTCGGGTATCGGACGTACGCGATGGACGGCCCGCACGACGTGATGCTCACCCGGCCCGAGCCGCTCGCCCGGGTGCTCGTGGAGGCTTCCTCATTCAAGAACGGGAAGCGCCGAGTCTAG
- a CDS encoding LLM class flavin-dependent oxidoreductase, which translates to MTKPEVGYLLPTRDQSVLGDHDLARLAVRARRAEELGLDSVWAGDSPLTRPRADPLLLLAAVSQATERVALGTAVLLPALRHPILLAHQLATLDRLSDGRLIAGMGSGFPNPATRAQFASIGIGFERRTSRTEESITVMRQLWSGETVSFQGEHFAFEDVRIAPPPSRPGGPPVWLPGNGVPALRRVARLADGWLPYPATAAMYAEGHQVIERAAAPRSVTPALYVTLCLTQDPEKARRRLRTSVERYYGVPLDVIARIQALFAGTARQAADWLTGYVAAGARHLVIRLAADDHEAALEEFADRVLPLLREEDHR; encoded by the coding sequence ATGACGAAGCCGGAGGTCGGCTACCTGCTGCCGACACGCGACCAGTCCGTTCTGGGTGACCACGACCTGGCGCGGCTCGCCGTCCGGGCGCGGCGGGCCGAGGAGCTGGGGCTGGACTCGGTCTGGGCGGGCGACAGTCCCCTGACCAGGCCGCGGGCGGATCCGCTGCTGCTGTTGGCCGCCGTGTCCCAGGCGACCGAACGGGTCGCGCTCGGCACGGCGGTGCTGCTGCCGGCGCTGCGCCATCCGATCCTGCTGGCGCACCAACTCGCCACCCTCGACCGGTTGTCGGACGGACGCCTGATCGCCGGCATGGGGAGCGGATTCCCGAACCCGGCCACCCGGGCCCAGTTCGCGTCGATCGGCATCGGATTCGAGCGCCGCACCAGCCGCACGGAGGAATCGATCACTGTCATGCGGCAGCTCTGGTCGGGGGAGACGGTGTCCTTCCAGGGCGAGCACTTCGCCTTTGAGGACGTGCGGATCGCACCCCCGCCGTCCCGCCCGGGAGGGCCACCTGTCTGGCTGCCCGGGAACGGCGTACCGGCGCTGCGGCGCGTGGCCCGCCTCGCCGACGGCTGGCTCCCCTATCCGGCCACGGCGGCAATGTACGCGGAGGGGCACCAGGTCATCGAGCGGGCGGCCGCGCCCCGGTCGGTCACCCCGGCGCTGTACGTGACGCTCTGCTTGACCCAGGACCCGGAGAAGGCGCGAAGGCGCCTGCGGACAAGCGTCGAGCGCTACTACGGCGTACCCCTGGACGTCATCGCACGGATCCAGGCCCTGTTCGCCGGCACCGCCCGCCAAGCCGCCGACTGGCTGACCGGTTACGTCGCGGCCGGCGCCCGCCACCTCGTGATCCGCCTGGCGGCCGATGACCACGAGGCGGCCCTGGAGGAGTTCGCCGACCGGGTGCTGCCCCTGCTGCGCGAGGAGGATCACCGATGA
- a CDS encoding organic hydroperoxide resistance protein, translating to MSKALYTAQAHVAGGRNGRGRTTDGRLDLDLRQPKELGGDGEGANPEQLFAIGYAACFGATLALIGQRAELKAHDAEIDSSVSLIPIDGGRFKLRVELRISLPSVTGEQAFDLARTADQVCPYSDATRGNIDVAMVVNGTRL from the coding sequence ATGTCCAAGGCGCTCTACACGGCGCAGGCGCACGTCGCCGGAGGCAGGAACGGCCGCGGCCGCACGACCGACGGACGGCTGGATCTGGACCTGCGGCAGCCGAAGGAGCTGGGCGGGGACGGTGAGGGCGCGAACCCCGAGCAGCTCTTCGCGATCGGGTACGCCGCCTGTTTCGGTGCGACGCTCGCCCTGATCGGGCAGCGTGCCGAGCTCAAGGCTCACGACGCGGAGATCGACTCGTCGGTCTCGCTGATCCCGATCGACGGCGGCCGCTTCAAGCTCCGCGTCGAGCTGCGGATCTCGCTCCCCTCGGTCACCGGCGAGCAGGCGTTCGACCTGGCCAGGACGGCTGACCAGGTCTGCCCGTACTCCGATGCCACGCGCGGCAACATCGACGTGGCCATGGTGGTCAACGGCACGCGGCTGTGA
- a CDS encoding SpoIIE family protein phosphatase: MGTPSIHFSESPEDPFALGRGASAVLDDRGTVVGWSARAQDLLGYPAKEVIGRPWRDLLVDSRDLPVARSAVVDAVKAGGWFGVVPVRHRDGRRLEMGFRARTVTREGGGQEWILVGAPAAEVIAWQRDRALLDGLYRRSPIGLVTYDPDRRVIRVNRAVEKASGVPAELPVGHRPREFMVDEDAGPADERVRHVLETGEPLIFTEQSARARHEPGRERIVSVSAFRMEDPSGRVLGVAETIEDVTDRHRAQRRLAMLNEASALIGTSLDVRQTARELADVAVEGLADYCSVDLLKPVTLGDEPSPNATGPLLRTALSPTEHRIPYREGDVVPLLPESAQARCLAERRPILEGLLSLRPEWYAMDRRRIELALGLGVHSLIAVPLIARGIVLGVVSLWRSRNSEPFEDGDAAVAQELSSRAAVCIDNARRFTQQQNTALTLQRSLLPSALSDLPAVEVACRYLPASGEPGLGGDWFDVIPLSGARVALVVGDVVGHGIHAAASMGRLRAAARTLASLDLEPDEVVARLDDLVSLLAGELEANADDNPSAIEQVLGATCLYAVYDPVSQRCSLARAGHPAPVVSTPDGEVTVLDLPAGPPLGLGGLPFETYDLDLPEGSLLTLYTDGLLEAGVGDVDTALDHLRTCLAATTESLEHTCHAVVEALLPKGHLPTDDVALLIARTRVLRPQNVASWELPLEATSAARARELTTAKLDEWGLSELAFTTELVASELVTNTYRYAAGPVTLRLIRTDTLICEVSDTSHTSPHLRRALSTDEGGRGLFLVAQLTERWGTRYTHDGKTVWTEQPLPAV, encoded by the coding sequence ATGGGGACGCCGTCGATCCATTTCAGCGAGAGTCCCGAGGATCCGTTCGCCCTGGGGCGTGGCGCGTCGGCCGTGCTCGACGATCGGGGCACCGTGGTCGGCTGGAGCGCCCGTGCCCAGGACCTGCTCGGCTACCCGGCCAAGGAAGTGATCGGCCGGCCGTGGCGAGACCTGCTGGTCGACAGCCGTGATCTGCCGGTCGCGCGGTCCGCCGTCGTGGACGCAGTGAAGGCGGGGGGATGGTTCGGTGTCGTGCCCGTACGGCACCGTGACGGACGCCGGCTGGAGATGGGTTTCCGGGCCCGTACGGTCACCCGGGAGGGCGGCGGTCAGGAATGGATCCTGGTCGGCGCTCCCGCCGCGGAGGTCATCGCCTGGCAGCGGGACCGCGCACTGCTGGACGGGCTGTACCGCCGGTCCCCGATCGGACTGGTCACCTACGACCCCGACAGGCGGGTCATCCGGGTCAACCGGGCGGTCGAGAAGGCGAGCGGGGTCCCGGCCGAGTTGCCGGTGGGCCACCGGCCCCGCGAGTTCATGGTCGACGAGGACGCGGGTCCGGCGGACGAACGGGTCCGGCACGTCCTGGAGACCGGCGAACCGCTGATCTTCACGGAGCAGTCCGCCCGGGCACGCCACGAGCCGGGCCGGGAACGGATCGTGTCCGTCTCGGCGTTCCGGATGGAGGACCCCTCGGGCCGGGTGCTCGGCGTCGCCGAGACCATCGAGGACGTCACCGACCGCCACCGGGCCCAGCGCAGGCTCGCCATGCTGAACGAGGCGAGTGCCCTGATCGGCACCTCCCTCGACGTGCGGCAGACCGCCCGGGAACTGGCCGACGTGGCCGTCGAGGGTCTGGCCGACTACTGCTCGGTGGACCTGCTCAAACCCGTGACGCTGGGGGACGAACCCAGTCCCAACGCGACGGGCCCCCTGCTGCGGACCGCCCTCTCACCGACGGAACACCGCATCCCGTACCGGGAGGGCGACGTGGTGCCGCTGCTGCCGGAATCCGCGCAGGCACGGTGCCTGGCCGAGCGTCGCCCGATCCTCGAAGGACTGCTGTCCCTCCGTCCCGAGTGGTACGCCATGGACCGGCGGCGGATCGAACTCGCCCTGGGGCTCGGTGTCCATTCGCTGATCGCGGTGCCCCTGATCGCGCGCGGCATCGTCCTGGGGGTGGTGAGCCTGTGGCGGTCGCGCAATTCGGAGCCGTTCGAGGACGGCGACGCGGCGGTGGCCCAGGAACTCTCCTCGCGCGCGGCCGTCTGCATCGACAACGCGCGCCGCTTCACCCAGCAGCAGAACACCGCCCTGACCCTCCAGCGCAGTCTGCTGCCGAGCGCCCTGTCCGATCTGCCGGCCGTGGAGGTGGCCTGCCGCTACCTCCCGGCGAGCGGTGAACCGGGCCTGGGGGGCGACTGGTTCGACGTGATCCCGTTGTCGGGGGCCCGCGTGGCCCTGGTCGTCGGAGACGTGGTCGGTCACGGAATCCACGCCGCGGCCTCGATGGGCCGGCTGCGCGCCGCCGCGCGCACCCTGGCCAGCCTCGACCTGGAGCCGGACGAGGTGGTGGCGCGGCTGGACGATCTGGTCAGTCTGCTGGCAGGCGAACTGGAGGCGAACGCCGACGACAACCCGTCGGCGATCGAGCAGGTGCTCGGGGCCACCTGCCTCTACGCCGTCTACGATCCCGTCTCCCAGCGCTGTTCCCTGGCGCGGGCCGGTCACCCGGCGCCGGTCGTGTCCACCCCGGACGGCGAGGTGACCGTGCTGGACCTGCCCGCGGGGCCGCCGCTGGGCCTGGGCGGCCTGCCCTTCGAGACGTACGACCTGGACCTGCCCGAGGGCAGCCTGCTCACCCTCTACACCGACGGCCTCCTGGAGGCGGGCGTCGGCGACGTGGACACCGCGCTGGACCACCTGCGCACCTGTCTCGCCGCGACCACGGAATCCCTGGAGCACACCTGCCACGCCGTGGTCGAGGCGCTGCTGCCCAAGGGCCATCTCCCGACCGACGACGTCGCGCTGCTCATCGCCCGTACCCGGGTGCTGCGGCCGCAGAACGTCGCCTCGTGGGAGCTGCCGCTGGAGGCCACCTCGGCCGCCCGCGCCCGGGAGCTGACCACGGCGAAGCTCGACGAATGGGGGCTGTCCGAACTGGCCTTCACCACCGAGCTGGTCGCGAGCGAACTGGTCACCAACACCTACCGGTACGCGGCCGGCCCGGTCACCCTGCGCCTCATCCGCACGGACACCCTGATCTGCGAGGTGTCCGACACCAGCCACACGTCCCCGCACCTGCGCCGGGCCCTCAGCACGGACGAGGGCGGGCGCGGCCTCTTCCTGGTCGCCCAGCTCACGGAACGCTGGGGCACCCGCTACACGCACGACGGCAAGACGGTCTGGACGGAGCAGCCGCTGCCGGCCGTCTGA
- a CDS encoding carbon-nitrogen family hydrolase: MRASLIQLSVGASDSAGERRLRAASLVRCRAGDDLVVLPELWAAGAWSYDRWERDAEGADGPTAEAMSAAARRAGVWLHAGSIVERDGDGALYNTALLFDRAGELRGRYRKIHRYGFDTGEATLMGGGDDIVTVPTGFGVTGLAICYDLRFPELFRGLLDAGAELVVVPAAWPAARLGHWQLLTRTRALEEQVFLLACCATGTHGDTRQAGHGMVIDPWGTVLGEAGTAEETVTVDLDTAEVSRIRSELPVLRDRLLAIEAPVRR; the protein is encoded by the coding sequence ATGCGTGCTTCGCTGATCCAGCTGTCCGTGGGCGCGTCGGACTCCGCCGGGGAACGCCGGCTCAGGGCGGCTTCGCTGGTGCGCTGCCGGGCGGGCGACGACCTCGTGGTCCTGCCGGAGCTGTGGGCGGCCGGCGCCTGGTCGTACGACCGCTGGGAGCGCGATGCCGAAGGGGCCGACGGCCCCACGGCCGAGGCCATGTCGGCCGCGGCGCGTCGGGCCGGGGTGTGGCTCCACGCCGGATCGATCGTCGAACGGGACGGCGACGGGGCCCTGTACAACACCGCGCTGCTCTTCGACCGGGCCGGCGAACTGCGTGGCCGCTATCGCAAGATCCACCGGTACGGCTTCGACACCGGCGAGGCGACCCTGATGGGCGGCGGCGACGACATCGTCACCGTTCCCACCGGGTTCGGCGTGACCGGTCTCGCCATCTGCTACGACCTCCGCTTCCCCGAACTCTTCCGCGGGCTGCTCGACGCGGGCGCCGAGCTGGTCGTGGTGCCCGCCGCCTGGCCCGCCGCCCGCCTCGGCCACTGGCAACTCCTCACCCGTACCCGGGCCCTGGAGGAACAGGTCTTCCTCCTGGCCTGCTGCGCGACGGGCACCCACGGCGACACGCGGCAGGCCGGACACGGCATGGTCATCGACCCGTGGGGGACCGTCCTGGGCGAGGCCGGCACCGCCGAGGAGACGGTGACCGTGGACCTCGACACGGCGGAGGTCTCCCGAATCCGCTCCGAACTCCCCGTCCTGCGCGACCGCCTCCTCGCCATCGAGGCACCCGTGCGCCGCTGA
- a CDS encoding gluconokinase, giving the protein MTRADGTRLVIVMGVSASGKSTVGAWLAQRLAVPYVDGDDLHPAANRAKMAAGHPLDEADREPWLAAFTEWIRTTAAGGRGGVATCSALRRAYRDRFRRTGADLWFIHLALDRAVAAERIARRRGHFMPPQLLDSQYAILEPLQADEPGVTVDASGGREEVLAEVLRAVPPPGG; this is encoded by the coding sequence TTGACCAGGGCCGACGGTACACGCCTGGTGATCGTGATGGGCGTGTCGGCGTCCGGCAAGTCCACGGTCGGAGCGTGGCTCGCGCAACGGCTCGCCGTGCCGTACGTGGACGGTGACGACCTGCACCCGGCGGCGAACCGCGCCAAGATGGCGGCCGGGCACCCGCTCGACGAAGCCGATCGTGAGCCCTGGCTGGCCGCCTTCACCGAGTGGATCCGGACGACGGCCGCCGGGGGGCGCGGGGGTGTCGCCACGTGTTCCGCGCTCAGACGCGCGTACCGGGACCGGTTCCGGCGTACGGGGGCGGACCTGTGGTTCATCCACCTCGCGCTGGACCGGGCGGTCGCCGCGGAACGGATCGCCCGCCGCCGGGGACACTTCATGCCACCGCAGTTGCTCGACTCGCAGTACGCGATCCTCGAACCGCTCCAGGCCGACGAGCCGGGCGTCACCGTCGACGCGTCCGGGGGCCGCGAGGAGGTCCTGGCGGAGGTGCTGCGTGCGGTGCCACCGCCGGGCGGGTAG
- a CDS encoding 2-hydroxyacid dehydrogenase gives MTSAGTPDHARLLLPFTPADLGGLPPAWPTLVWDGTGGAPAGRDLAAVEFFVMPYTFTGAALPLLPALPHLRVLQSLSAGVDDVLPHLPAGVTLCNAAGVHSASTAEHAVALTLASLRGIPDFVRSQDAGRWTSGFRPALADRTVLLIGHGSIGSAVEARLAAFEVDVLRVAGTARELPQGPVHSMDALPSLLPRADVVVLTVPLTDTTRGLVDARFLARMKDGALLVNVARGAVVDTTALVGALRTGRLSAALDVTDPEPLPPEHPLWTTPHTLISPHAAATTSAYRPRALALVRAQLARYTAGEPLANVVVAQGHGTGTGR, from the coding sequence ATGACTTCCGCCGGAACCCCGGACCACGCGCGGCTCCTGCTGCCGTTCACGCCCGCCGACCTGGGCGGTCTCCCCCCGGCCTGGCCCACGCTGGTGTGGGACGGCACCGGCGGGGCCCCCGCCGGCCGGGACCTGGCCGCGGTCGAGTTCTTCGTCATGCCGTACACGTTCACCGGCGCCGCGCTCCCCCTGCTGCCGGCCCTGCCGCACCTGCGCGTCCTGCAGTCCCTGAGCGCGGGCGTCGACGACGTGCTGCCCCACCTGCCCGCCGGGGTCACGCTGTGCAACGCCGCGGGTGTCCACTCGGCGAGCACGGCCGAGCACGCGGTGGCGCTGACGCTCGCCTCGCTGCGGGGGATCCCCGACTTCGTCCGCTCCCAGGACGCGGGCCGCTGGACCTCCGGCTTCCGCCCCGCGCTGGCCGACCGCACGGTTCTGCTCATCGGCCACGGCTCCATCGGCTCCGCCGTCGAGGCCCGTCTGGCGGCGTTCGAAGTCGACGTGCTGCGCGTGGCCGGTACCGCCCGGGAGCTGCCCCAGGGGCCGGTGCACTCCATGGACGCGCTGCCGTCCCTCCTCCCGCGGGCCGACGTGGTGGTGCTGACCGTGCCGCTCACGGACACGACCCGGGGGCTGGTCGACGCCCGGTTCCTGGCGCGCATGAAGGACGGTGCCCTCCTGGTCAACGTGGCCCGTGGCGCGGTGGTGGACACCACCGCGCTGGTCGGCGCCCTGCGCACGGGGCGGTTGAGCGCGGCGCTCGATGTGACGGACCCCGAGCCGCTGCCGCCGGAGCATCCCCTGTGGACGACTCCGCACACCCTGATCAGCCCGCACGCGGCCGCCACCACCTCCGCGTACCGGCCCCGTGCGCTGGCCCTGGTCCGCGCCCAGCTCGCCCGGTACACGGCCGGAGAGCCCCTGGCCAACGTGGTGGTGGCGCAGGGGCACGGCACGGGCACCGGCCGGTGA
- a CDS encoding phosphodiester glycosidase family protein: protein MSHSALGRRPRATTRARAGLGVAAVLSVVGPFLAPATAQAGAGESAAPRAVTHWSARTTAPGVQVRTATVRHADAVHTWTVAVQSPAVSRLTGAATWAEVGTRGWADATARKLRAAGFEPRVENVQWPRYADTPHGTMGYRVRVGSYGTQAAARTTATAVTSAGFHTSVTWTGYDVQEPADRENVHVAVIDPRVFEGTVVGTHDGRVAQRETTSSVAARLNSLVAVNGGFFVISDADGVPGTISGLGAYDGRLESLAAGSRAALILGDGGRQARVADLTTTVTARAGKSSYRVQGVNRLPGTLRDCGRPGAAPSHLPWQDVTCRMTDDLVEFTPAFGTELPTGPGAQAVLDGSGRVVSTGARGGRVPAGGRVLQGIGDAGGWLAAEARPGTRVRVDEVVRDTDGRRVRLDGGDSIVSAAPTLVRDGRIDIDAAAEGVVDPRDLSFGYAWANVRQPRTMAGVDGRGRLILATVDGRQTDGSEGFTLYEAAAFMRSLGAVQALNLDGGGSTTMAVDGTLANHPSDAAGERAVGDTIQVLPAPGD, encoded by the coding sequence ATGAGCCACAGTGCCCTCGGCAGACGCCCGCGAGCCACCACCCGTGCGCGTGCGGGCCTCGGCGTCGCTGCCGTTCTCTCCGTCGTCGGTCCCTTCCTGGCCCCGGCCACGGCGCAGGCCGGGGCCGGCGAGTCCGCCGCACCCCGGGCCGTCACACACTGGTCCGCCCGGACGACCGCGCCCGGTGTGCAGGTGCGCACGGCGACCGTCCGGCACGCCGACGCGGTGCACACCTGGACGGTCGCCGTCCAGTCCCCGGCCGTCAGCCGGCTGACGGGCGCCGCGACCTGGGCCGAGGTCGGCACCCGCGGCTGGGCCGACGCCACGGCACGGAAGCTGCGCGCGGCGGGATTCGAGCCGCGGGTGGAGAACGTCCAGTGGCCCCGCTACGCGGACACACCGCACGGGACGATGGGCTACCGGGTGCGCGTCGGGTCGTACGGCACCCAGGCCGCCGCGCGGACCACCGCGACGGCGGTCACCTCGGCCGGCTTCCACACCTCCGTCACCTGGACCGGGTACGACGTCCAGGAACCGGCCGACCGGGAGAACGTCCACGTCGCGGTGATCGACCCGCGTGTCTTCGAGGGCACCGTCGTGGGCACCCACGACGGCAGGGTCGCGCAGCGCGAGACGACGTCGTCGGTCGCCGCCCGGCTGAACTCGCTGGTCGCGGTCAACGGCGGCTTCTTCGTGATCTCGGACGCCGACGGCGTGCCCGGCACCATCTCCGGACTGGGCGCCTACGACGGCCGGCTGGAGTCGCTGGCGGCCGGTTCACGTGCCGCGCTGATCCTCGGCGACGGCGGCCGGCAGGCCCGGGTGGCCGATCTGACGACCACCGTCACCGCCCGGGCGGGGAAGTCCTCGTACCGCGTCCAGGGCGTCAACCGGCTGCCGGGAACCCTGCGGGACTGCGGCCGTCCGGGCGCCGCACCCAGCCACCTGCCCTGGCAGGACGTCACCTGCCGGATGACCGACGACCTGGTCGAGTTCACCCCCGCGTTCGGCACCGAGCTGCCCACCGGGCCCGGTGCCCAGGCCGTGCTCGACGGGTCCGGCCGGGTGGTGTCGACCGGTGCGCGCGGCGGCCGGGTACCGGCGGGCGGGCGGGTCCTGCAAGGCATCGGGGACGCCGGCGGCTGGCTGGCGGCCGAGGCCCGGCCCGGCACCCGTGTCCGCGTCGACGAGGTCGTCCGCGACACCGACGGCCGGCGCGTCCGGCTCGACGGCGGCGACTCGATCGTCAGCGCCGCCCCCACCCTGGTGCGGGACGGCCGCATCGACATCGACGCGGCCGCCGAGGGCGTCGTCGACCCGCGCGACCTGTCCTTCGGCTACGCCTGGGCCAACGTCCGTCAGCCGCGCACCATGGCGGGCGTCGACGGGAGGGGCCGGCTGATCCTGGCCACGGTCGACGGCCGGCAGACCGACGGCAGCGAGGGCTTCACGCTGTACGAGGCCGCCGCTTTCATGCGCTCGCTCGGCGCCGTGCAGGCACTGAACCTGGACGGCGGCGGCTCCACCACGATGGCCGTGGACGGCACCCTCGCCAACCACCCCTCGGACGCGGCCGGCGAACGCGCCGTCGGCGACACGATCCAGGTCCTTCCCGCCCCGGGCGACTGA
- a CDS encoding NAD(P)-dependent alcohol dehydrogenase, with translation MTTVAAYAAPAPKAPLERTTIERRAVGDHDVLIDIKFSGICHSDIHQAQDGWRPGTFPMVPGHEIAGVVSEVGPGVTRYAVGDRVGVGCMVDSCRECDNCRAGLEQYCLGGGPTWTYNDTGKDGEPTYGGYSQKIVVDENYVVRIPEGLSLDVAAPLLCAGITTYSPLKHWNAGHGKKVAVVGLGGLGHMGVKIAHALGAEVTVLSQSLRKKDDGLRLGADHYYATGDPDTFEELAGTFDIILNTVSAPLDFAAYLSLLRTDGTMVNVGLPEEPVQIVLQSLLGHRRSISTSGIGGIAETQEMLDFCAEHGLGAEIELIGAGEINEAYERVAASDVRYRFVIDAATI, from the coding sequence ATGACCACTGTTGCTGCGTACGCCGCGCCCGCCCCGAAGGCCCCGCTGGAGCGCACCACCATCGAACGGCGCGCGGTCGGCGACCACGACGTCCTGATCGACATCAAGTTCTCCGGCATCTGCCACTCCGACATCCACCAGGCCCAGGACGGCTGGCGTCCCGGCACCTTCCCGATGGTCCCCGGCCACGAGATCGCCGGTGTGGTCTCCGAGGTCGGCCCCGGTGTCACGCGGTACGCCGTCGGTGACCGGGTGGGCGTCGGCTGCATGGTCGACTCCTGCCGCGAGTGCGACAACTGCCGCGCCGGCCTGGAGCAGTACTGCCTGGGCGGCGGCCCCACCTGGACGTACAACGACACCGGCAAGGACGGCGAGCCCACCTACGGCGGCTACTCGCAGAAGATCGTCGTCGACGAGAACTACGTCGTCCGCATCCCCGAAGGACTGTCGCTGGACGTGGCCGCGCCGCTGCTGTGCGCGGGCATCACCACGTACTCCCCGCTGAAGCACTGGAACGCCGGCCACGGCAAGAAGGTCGCCGTCGTCGGCCTGGGCGGTCTCGGGCACATGGGCGTCAAGATCGCGCACGCGCTGGGCGCCGAGGTCACCGTGCTCTCGCAGTCCCTGCGCAAGAAGGACGACGGCCTCCGACTGGGCGCCGATCACTACTACGCCACCGGCGACCCGGACACCTTCGAGGAGCTGGCGGGCACCTTCGACATCATCCTCAACACCGTCTCGGCCCCGCTCGACTTCGCCGCGTACCTGTCCCTGCTGCGCACGGACGGCACCATGGTGAACGTCGGCCTCCCGGAGGAGCCGGTGCAGATCGTCCTGCAGTCCCTGCTCGGCCACCGCCGCAGCATCAGCACCTCCGGCATCGGCGGCATCGCCGAGACCCAGGAGATGCTGGATTTCTGCGCCGAGCACGGCCTGGGCGCGGAGATCGAGCTGATCGGCGCCGGGGAGATCAACGAGGCGTACGAGCGGGTGGCGGCGAGCGACGTCCGGTACCGGTTCGTGATCGACGCCGCGACGATCTGA